Within Solea solea chromosome 1, fSolSol10.1, whole genome shotgun sequence, the genomic segment cgtGCTGCAAAccccacaacacaacacgttcagaaaaaacacacagcaaatatcacaacacaacacattaagaaaaacacgctgcaaatatcacaacacaacacattaagaaaaacacgctgcaaatatcacaacacaacacattaagaaaTACACACTGCAAtccccacaacacaacacattaagaaTAAACGTGCTGCAAAccccacaacacaacacattccGAAAAAACGCGctacaaatatcacaacacataaaaaaacacgttgcaaatatcacaacacaacacattaagaaaaacacgctgcaaatatcaaaacacaacacattaagaaaaacacgctgcaattatcaaaacacaacacattaagaaaaacacgctgcaaatatcacaacacaacacattcaaaaaaacacgctgcaaatatcacaacacaacacattaagaaTAAACGTGCTGCAAAccccacaacacaacacattaaaaaaacacgctgcaaatatcacaacacaacacattaagaaaaacgcgctgcaaatatcacaacacaacacattaagaaaaacacgctgcaaatatcacaacacaacagtgtTTCCAGGGGACACTTGAAACTGATGCACACATGTCTCCACACCTGCAGGGAGGGGGATCTCTGTACAGTAAACATCTTGTGGGTAAGTTTATAATGTTAAAGTTACACAGGATGTAGATAATATCCATCGCTGCCATATTTATGACTTCAAATGATGTTATTTTTGAACcgtttaaaatcatttattatcttattttgaaaatcctgCTGCCTGTCTGCTTGTTCCGGATGGTTTCAATGCATTTACCATGGCTTGAACGCAGTTGTTTACTGTAGAGAGATCCCCCTGCATGCAAGTGTGATAATGAGTAATATTTGCAGCATGTTTTTTCCTTAATGTGTTGTGATATCTGCAGCGCCCTGACCTCTCAGGGCCACCAATgcagtggattctactgctaaaaataaacctagaCATTCACTGTCAGGACTTCACAGTCACATGTTTAGACTCTCACAAACTTAAAATGTGTGCTCTGCCAAGAGTAATGAAGTACTCCCTCAACGGCTGCCTGACTACATGTGACAATCTACCTGTGTCTGCCCCTCACAGCTCTGTGTTTCCTGGACGCAGTTGGGGCAAGTGACACTTtggtaaaagacagaaaacttcCCAAAgtacttttgtaaaaaaaaaaaaacttggaaaTGTCAAGTAAGTAAGGGTCCATTTGAACTGCTGTGGGATCCTGAATAATGTTTTTggtaaaaccttttgtttttgttcttgtgtgaATAAGGTCTATTACAGCAGCTTTACTCACGCCATACTTGAGCATCACAAACTGAACTCAACTCATTGACCGCTTGCTCCTCTTGTTTAGTGACAGAATTCCAGGTCAAATTCCAGagatcacagaaaacaacaaagctgccaAGGCCCTCTTTGAATAAAGAATAGCACAAACAGGTTAAACAGCTTAAAGTGCAGCAATCTCAAACAGATGAGTTTTGAGTGTGGATTTAATGTGAATTGATATTTCTTAATTTAGGTAGTAATGAGTTCCAGTAGACGGACGGAGGGGACAGACAAGTGGTGGAGGGAGAAACAGAGCAATTGAAAAACCAGACAATCAGGATTTTACTTGTGCCAGTCAGTAAGGGTGGAGAGTGGAAGTTTGGAAGTGGGTTTAATGGTGaggtagagctgggtgtcatccgTGTAGCAGTGGATGTCAATGTTATATTTGTGTAAGATTATTGCCAAGGGGAAGGAGGTAAATTATGCAGAAGAGGGTCCCCAGGATTCAGCCCGGGGACACAACTGAACTAACAGTGGAAGGCTGGGATGATAGGATTTAAACCAGTCCAGTGGGGTGTGAGTGATTCCAGCGAAAGATAACCTTTTGAGGAGAGTGATGTGACCGCACTCAGGTCAAGGAGGATGAGAATAGTGAGTAGACCAGAATCGGCTGCCATTAGGAGGTCGTCTGTGATTTTTACGGGTGCAGTTTCTGTGCTATGGAGGGGGCGGAAACCAGACTGGAACTTTTCACTTCCTTCCTTGTGTTGATGTTATGCCCCAGACTAGGGGGCCTAGGACAGAACAAGATAAGGCCTCATCTTCCCCAGGTCCCAAGTGACCACAAAAACGATTTTAATTGTATATTCAGAAaaagaatgatttatttaccaAAAGTAGgtttaaatgacaaaattagATGAACTGAGGTATAGGCTTCAGGGTGGACTAaggccaaaataacaaacaaaaaaagtccctgtctagaaaataataaaccttACCAACTTTAAGGAAACTAAATGACAGAAAACTTACCTcccaaactaaactaaaaccaaAACTGACAGTCCACCCCTACTGCTCGAACTAGAACTAAACTACACAAAGGGTCTACAAAGCTGATGTGTGACCGGTTGGGAGAGGAGGCGGATGAGGAAAAGTGCGTGCTGACGTCCACCATATCGGCTCCTTATGTGGTGGTGGAGTACAGCCAATCAAGAGCCAGGGCCCAGAACCACTCCACCAATCCTGGAATGGCTATGGCACACACCTATTTGCCTAGGAGattgaaggaagaaaaaaacacagggcacacacagcagtttgactgaaaataaCGACTGCAGAAGTCACTCATCATGACAGTTGATGATTTCATGGTTTGTCAAAATGATATTTGCGGTCATCAGACCGGTTTTTGCACATACAAGAGTCATTAGTGATCACACTCACACTGCTCTGTCTCtgcacatcacagcacagcacagccgTGAGCTCCTGCAGTAAGCAGGTTCAGTAAGATGAACCGGGAAATCAGGAAACGAGAACATCAGGGACCGGTtggagacagaggacagtggACCAGTAAAACTGAATATATTCTAGTGGTTGCTGGAAATGTGGTCGGTTTGGGCAACGTGTGGAGATTTCCTTACCTCTGCTACAAGAATGGAGGAGGTGAACAATGTACATTGCAAAATGTTTTGAAGAGAGGTGAGTGACCTAAGACTCAATATCCACATATTTCTGTATAGGAGCCTTCCTGGTGCCGTATTGTCTGTTAGCTGTGGTGGTTGGAATTCCTCTGTTCCTGCTGGAGACTGCAATGGGTCAGTACACACAGGAAGGATTTATCACCAGTTGGAAAAAACTGTGCCCACTGGCACAAGGTGAGttgatgcttttttttatttttaaaatgcccATAGTTTGGCTtccaataaaaagaaaaaaacaatcagtgaGTGTTCCATATGAAATTGATAGGGACAGGCAACCAGCATGAAGATTGCAATTTTCCTGATGTGCCTATGTTCACATTAAAAGTTTGAAGTGAATAATATCAGAATTAATTTTATAATCGTTTAATGTGACTCAGTTCAGACATTTGTGTTAAAGATATTGTCTGTGCAGTGGCATGGGGAAGAGTAAGAAGGAGTATTagggtcagaaaaaaaaaaaaactggcatcatctgaatctgtttttatttgcttttcaattcaattcaattcaaagtgtttattgtcatatgcacagtaaagaaacacgtttccctgtacaatgaaattcttactttgctgtccactcaaaaacaccagcataaagtaaaaaaaagaaattcttttGTAAAATAGTAGAAATATACAtaaggaaaatataaatataaatattaccaaaaaaactaaatatatatatatatgcatgaaaTAAGTGTAAACTGGTTGTGCAATTCGATGCTGTGCAAAcagatttaacagatttaaagtgacatgtGTCAGGTTTAAAGTGACGGTAACAGATTAAGTGACAGTGTAACCAGGTGACAAGATTATTGTAGTCCTGTTCAGCTGTTAAggattctgatggcagtggggtaAAAAGAGTTCCTTTATACCAATTTGCCAACTGTTCCACCTCTAAATGTGTGAAagcttttctgtgtttctgtgttttttaatgcacacattgaacatgcaaatacaaataataaaaataggcTGATGGAAACCCGTCGCCATTGATGTGATTTACCTTCAATTTTACATTCCAGGGATCGGATATGGATATTTCATGATGAAAGTTTATGACTTCAGCTACATATTAGTCCAGGTGTGGGCTATCTTCTACCTGGTGTTCTCTTTCCAGTCTGAACTGCCATGGGCCAACTGTGACAACACCTGGAACACAGGTGGTTCATTCAGAATGCAGATTTTTACGGCACATATTTGTCACGTGTAATGTTTTGTAATCACGTCTTtcttctcacacacagctgattgTCTTGGTCTTTTTAATTCATCTAACCTGACAGTGAGTCAGACCAACGCCACCTCTGCTGCAACTGAGTTCTGGGAGTGAGTCTTTAACGTCTGCATTCATGTTCAGCACTTGAACTTAAACGTTATTTCTGGGAAGAATAAACATTTGCCCTCGCCTTAGGTGAAAATTTACATATGTACATAGAACATCTGTATGTAGCATCAAAGCAGTTggaaaacagttttaaaaaagcATGATAATTCTGATGTTCTGTGGTTTTAAACGAATGCCCTCCTCAGACGCCGGGTGTTGGCCATGTCTGGAGGTATTGAAGAGCTGGGCAGTGTTCGGTGGGAGCTGGCTCTGTGTCTACTGGCCAGCTGGGTCGGCTGCTATTTCTGTATTTGGAAAGGAGTCCGATCTTCTGGGAAGGTGAGTGGATATTTGTTTCAGCGTTTTAAAAAAATCCCTTCAAatattattaaacatttaaaaaataaataactcttTTGTACTTAGGTGGCATACTTTACAGCCACGTTCCCTTATGCGATGCTGCTGATACTCCTCATCAGAGGCCTAACTCTGCCTGGAGCCTGGGAtggcatttatttttacctgtaTCCAGAGTTGGAGAAGCTGGCTGACCTGGAGGTGACGTATTTGACACTAACTTTAGAACTATTTTGGGACGTACTGGAGATGAAAATACTGGAAAATATAGCATGTGGTGTCTTATTTACATGATGTTAGTTTGGAATTGCAATACCCTTATATGGGGGGGCAAATCAGGCAGTAATTAATCCAGCTCGTTCAAAACGCTGCTGCTCACCTACTGACTCGGACTCGGAGGCATGAGCACATTAGGCCAATTCTGTCTTCCCTGCACTGGCTCCCTGTGCGCTACCAGATTGACATTaaaattactttatttacttttaaatgccTTCATAATCTTGCCCCTCCCTATCTTTGTGATCTGCTCCAGCCTTGTGTTCCCTCACTGTCACTAAATCTGCAGATCAGCGCCTCTTAATTGTCCCAAAAACAAGGCTGAAGCTTAGAGGAGACCAAGCTTTCTCTGTTTTCACTCCTAAATTGTGGAATGAGCTCCCACTCCACATTAGGCAGACTTaaatctcatttaaaaacacattattttcttttcacccAGTTTGAGTTCTGttttatgtctgtgtttttattatctttttctaaatgcttattttattgtattttatgtgtGACTTGTGTATTGTTAATCTTTTTAGTATTGTTGGTTCTGTATCTTGTGTACTACACTTTGGTCCACCCTGTGGATTCCTATATCTACCTTTTTTGACAGATCAGCTCCAAAACTGACCTCATATAATAAACAAAGGTATTTCCACAGGTATTTATGAGAGTTGAAATGCTTCTGTCATTACAGGTCTGGTTAGAGGCGGGTTCTCAAATATTTTTCTCCTACAGCCTGACTATTGGgacactgaatgttttaggcAGCTATTGTGAGTACAACAACAACTGTTACAAGTAAGTGAAAGTTAAGTATGACATTACAATGAAaagttaccacacacacacacacgtatataatGAAACTTGCAgcctttttttgtccttttcaaAGGGATTTAACCTCTGCTCAAAAAAACACCAGTATCTTTGATTTTATCAGCTTTATTCTGAACAAAGGCATAcaaaactagagaaagcactcagagagcactaACCAATATGACACGTTCCGTGTGTTATTAGCAATTTGCGTAAGTCCGACTAAAACATGACTGTGATTATTGTCaattgaatttctcaaagttggacGAACAAACCCCCGATAATGAGATAATGTGAATGGGAGTTGAGTTGCTCCTGCATCCGCAGTCCCACCACAGTCGGACTCCAGCCAATATTTTAGACTGATATGAACAATcgaaatgtgaaaataaaaaataaaatgtctctcgtctgtgtgtgacacactgacCTTTAGGGACTGCTTTTGGCTGTGTCTGCTGAACAGCGCCACCAGTTTTGTCGCCGGATTCGTCGTCTTCTCCGTTCTTGGATTCATGGCTCAGAAACAGGGTGTGAGCGTCAGAAATGTGACCGAGTCAGGTACAAGTGACCTAACCTTTTGGCAGCACCTGTtttgaaaagacagagagagcatTGATGATCTGCTTGTGGAATGTTTTATTGGCAGGTCCTGGTTTGGCATTCATCGCTTACCCTCAAGCAACAGCAATGATGCCTCTGCCACAGCTCTGGACCATCTGTTTCTTCCTGATGCTCATTCTTTTGACGGTCGACACACATGTAAGACCGATGATTGACCAACCACATAAGAGGTAGATGCAGCAAACACAGTCTCAGCTCATTTCATTCCTCCTCTCAGTTTGTGACGGTCGAGAGCGTCATCACCTCCGTGAGCGACTTGTATCCGAAGCTGTTTCACGCGCCGGGACGACACGAGATCTTCGTCTTTGTCGTCTGTGCCTCGTTTTTTCTCCTTCATCTGACCTTGGTCACTGAGGTacagaaaacactgaccttcaccctgagaacacagagcatttaggctgcttccccccccccatatgCTAAAACATTATACTTTATAcattatacagaggctataggaATGTGCAGTTTACAGTGtcttatattatatttgatataaatgaatgaactgatgatttctttttcattttcaccaactatataaacacaccttcttttttatgtttacattggATTGAATCTGTTTGATTTAACTTACTgtcacatacacaaaaacagatattaAATAGTTCTCAAAGctttaaattgtaaaaacattCATTGACACTGTAGACTTGAAGAAATACATTATAAGAGTGtctaaaaaataatttataaaattTCCATTTTCACTGATGTTAAGGCATGCCATTCTGCAAAAGTCTTTAATCAGTCTATGTATGCCACTGAAAAAtagataattaaaaacatttataaataaagaggCCATTTACCAAGGATCTGTGCTACGTGAGCGCTAaggtttaaaacacaaaagcagatTGGGTTTGTGTAATGTTGTGAAGGTTGATTACGTGTGTCTTTTCCAGGGAGGCATTTATGTCTTCCAGCTGATTGACTATTATGGTTGTACCAGAGCCTGTCAGGACTTCATGGCTGTATGCCAGTGTGTGGCCATAGCCTGGATCTTTGGTGAGTAAAAAATCATTTACCAGTTGACTCAATTGTGATTTTATTATTCTATTACTTTTAGTCAGAGTCAAATAAATTTAAGAGGTGAAATGGAATCTATCCAAAATATAGGATAtaataaaggaaaaacaaagtttgatATCCATGTCAAGagataaaatgtgtcatttgagATTTAAGTTAATgggatgaaaatgtttttggctGCACATTTTTTCCCTTGGCTCACAAACATCATCATAAcatccatttaaaaaacacacaatatttcACCCCGTTAACTTCACAGGTGTACAGGACGTGacgggaaaaacacaaaaattaaGCCATAAACTCACAATAACATGCCGAACTTTAGTGAATCAAGACTACATAGTGCCTGCTTCATGTAATCATTGAAATAACAGTTTCCATTATTGGCTCCATTGTTTTCTATGAATGTTGCAGTTTATGAAATGGTCTATACCCGtgcttctcaaactttttagctcttgaagtaacagcATTAtcgccaatgttaaaatacagtggtgtaaataggttgagcaaagtaaataaatgtaaccCGTGAGTTTCTGCGTTGTGTTGTATCGAGCGAGGCACACATAGGAGTTGACTTCTGGAAGATTTATTCCCCTTTTCAAAGGAAACAGAACGTCCACAATGTACAGTTATCTCACTCAAGCTCCATAAATTCAAAACTATTTATGAATACATGTGGAAATTATCAAATGTAAATGAAGCACAAAACAGCCTCAAAGAGATTAgttcaataaaaacagtaaataaaatatatacatcagtaaataacaaaaatatattgtatatttttataagGGTCACAGTgcagtccttttttttcctctccctccaatcaaataattatatatatatatatttaatttttttattattatttttttttttttttacaatgagctataacaaaaacctcataaCAGACATACCTTTTCAAAGGAAACAGGCGGAACACACCCACATATCAATCATACAGCGGCATTCAAGACGTCAACACAGGCACGCAGCGGTGTTTTTAACCCCTGCGCAAACTCACGGGGACAGGAAACCCCGTAATAACTGCCGCTAGCATTAAGCTAATTCACGCAAGCtaatttttaacacatttttaacttaCCTGCACAACGGGAATTTAACCCGCATGCTTATTAACAGCACGTCACAAAGCAGTGTACATTATGATAGACTTTCAGGTTTAAGAGCGACAAACAAAAAGCTTGTAAAAAatcaaagggagagagagagatgtaaacATAACTTTTTAGCTCCAAGCGTCAAGACACACACAATGTGTAACGCCAAATTACTCCCCAGGGAAACAAAAAGGTATGGTatggaaaataataatgtggaacCTATTTACAATAGAAAACAATTTTGGGGGGAGTTCAGAAAATGATGTGAATAGatgaccaaaataaaaataaaataaacctcatgCCTCATTTCTTGGTCACTCACTGCATGTTTATCAGTCTAAAATGACATGAATCTGATGTTTCATCAGGTGGTGACCACTTTTGTAACATCATCAAGGACATGACGGGACAGAGGCCTTGTCTTCTGTTTAAAGTGTGTTGGAAATACATCGTCCCTCTGCTGTCGCtggtgagacaaagagacaaaagccTCCTTCCCTCAACTGTTTAACGTGCTTTATTGACCAGTTTCTTTActaagtgcatttaaaagtgTCTTTGCAGTACAATTAATTTGATTTTTTGTACACTTTTGTGTTTCTCATCTTCACAGGTTTCCTTTTTCTTGTACCTGGTCGACTACAAACACCTGAAGATTAACGATCACTACATCTACCCCGACTGGGCGTACGCGCTGGGATGGACCAtgactctgtcctctgtcctcatggTGCCACTTTGGGCAGGTGGACAGATGTGTCTGACAAAGGGAACCTTTGTACAGGTTAGCGTTGATTTAGATTTGGTTCATGCAAGGAAAAATAACTGCACTAAATCACTCCACAAATATATCTTTACATaaacacctgtttttttttcccctttccgTTCAGCGTCTGTCCATCCTTTGTCGTCCTGTGAAACCTCCAGCCCGTCATACAGAAAACTGCAAACTGGACGAGGAGGCGACAGTTGAACTTAATATGACCTGTGAAGCTACATGAACACACCCTCAAATACTGCACATTTATATCTGCtgtcttattttatattttggtttGAAACGTGTCGATTGTCCATATTTTTTGGTTTAAAGGAATGTAAGtctggatgtaaaaaaaacagatcagtaTCCCGTTAGAACGTCAAAGTTTATCGTTTCACATCATAACATGATCATTTGGTTTAAACATGATTCTTTCACGTTACAATTTAAAATCCTATTTTAAAAGTGATGCATTTCACGTTAGAGCATCAAAACAGGGTTCCCACGcattggttgacatcaaatttaaggattttcaaggactttccaggaccaattccctcaaatccAAAGAGCGAATGTACTGATGCAGCTTAAGACTGGACAACTTCATTCAATTCGTCCACTTCCTTCCAACAAAATTCAAGTGCAAGGgccttgaatttattttttcagatttacaaacgttcaaggatttcaaggacccgtgggaaccccgTACAGAGTTTATTGTAAACGCTATAACATGAGGTTTATTACATAAGCTTGTGAAACACATCACGTGATATTGATCTTTTTTTAGTTTGCCGTAGGAtgtatgacacaaaaacaaaacgagaTGTAACATCAAATATTACACATCACAGTATTACAATTCTTAAACAAAGGCGCAAATACAGTTTTCAATAATGTTTATTGAGTGTCCATATTTTCGAGTGCTtgggaaattaaaatgtttgccATCATGaagtgtttgtttcattttagaGTCAGTTAAGAAGTTGGTCGTCTCAGTCGTGTTCTCTCATTTCTTCTGGAAAAATCCCATAATGGACGCTTGTTTAGTCCCTTTATTTGCACTTGCTGTTTTCTTCTGACCTTTCTTCTCGTCCTCTTTTTTACTCGCTGTTAATTTAGCGGGGAAGGGATTCTTCGGCGCTTGTTTGACCGGAACATCTTCTTCTGCCTCGGAGTATGACTCGCTCTCGTAGCCTTTCTCTGTCACTGTGGGTggaaatgacaaacaaatgaaatggaaatgaaaatgaaagctgGTGAGAACGTGACTGTAGTCTGTGGAGCTGTCATACAATTCTCATTCACACAAAACCATACAAGAgctgaaaatacacacaaattataaagaaaatgaagttgATTAAAGTCATCAAAACTTCattaaagttgtaaaatgtTCCTGAATTTTCTTTTGATAAAGTTTCCATTTCCGTCTAATTTTCATACCAATGCAGCCTTCGTCGTCCAAAAAGGTCCGAGATTTCAGGACTCGTCTCCTTTTCCTCGTCTTCATCACAGGGAGACTCGGCTGCAAAAACCCCCACAAATGTTAAATCAGCGAATTAACTTTtaatacatgaaaaaaatatataatttacaGTTATAACATCAGCACCACAATACTGAGTACttacatgtgaatgtgaaacagGTTCGATCTCTTTCTTAGGTTGAGGTAATGACTCTTTTATTTCCATCTGCTGTGGAGAATCTGGAATGACTGCACACGTGAAAAAATTATAGATTATctgaaaattatttttattgggTGTAATGACATTACAAAAGAGACCATGTTGAAAAAAGGTACTTTCAGGACTCAGTTCTTCAATACAGGCTTCAAAGATGTTCAATgagtaaaaagaagaagaacaaagtgAAAGTAAAGCACTCACCATCTTCATCGCTGCTGTCTGGTTCTGGTTTCTTAATCCTTCgcctctttttcttctccatttttTCCTCCTCGCTGTCAGAATCTTCAATTCGCTTGGTTTTGCTTTAACAATTGTTGAACATTTgacaattcaattatttttgcCTGCAATGAATCAAGTTCCTCCTTAAACACCTTTGTTATGACACTTATGGTCATTACAGaggaggattagggccacatatttttttggaaacaaaaaaaaaaaaaagaaaaaacagaattctaacttaaatctcagaattctggactttttatttattttgtttccaaaatcattttcacatgtggccctaatactcttccatacaTAATAACACACAAGCCACAAAGGTGTTGATTGGGAAGGATCACTTTGAACcaaattattcaaataaatattataaaat encodes:
- the LOC131467972 gene encoding sodium- and chloride-dependent GABA transporter 3-like encodes the protein MNREIRKREHQGPVGDRGQWTSKTEYILVVAGNVVGLGNVWRFPYLCYKNGGGAFLVPYCLLAVVVGIPLFLLETAMGQYTQEGFITSWKKLCPLAQGIGYGYFMMKVYDFSYILVQVWAIFYLVFSFQSELPWANCDNTWNTADCLGLFNSSNLTVSQTNATSAATEFWERRVLAMSGGIEELGSVRWELALCLLASWVGCYFCIWKGVRSSGKVAYFTATFPYAMLLILLIRGLTLPGAWDGIYFYLYPELEKLADLEVWLEAGSQIFFSYSLTIGTLNVLGSYCEYNNNCYKDCFWLCLLNSATSFVAGFVVFSVLGFMAQKQGVSVRNVTESGPGLAFIAYPQATAMMPLPQLWTICFFLMLILLTVDTHFVTVESVITSVSDLYPKLFHAPGRHEIFVFVVCASFFLLHLTLVTEGGIYVFQLIDYYGCTRACQDFMAVCQCVAIAWIFGGDHFCNIIKDMTGQRPCLLFKVCWKYIVPLLSLVSFFLYLVDYKHLKINDHYIYPDWAYALGWTMTLSSVLMVPLWAGGQMCLTKGTFVQRLSILCRPVKPPARHTENCKLDEEATVELNMTCEAT